Proteins encoded by one window of Collimonas fungivorans:
- a CDS encoding GntR family transcriptional regulator has protein sequence MLTTKNRSESLRETIEEMIAVGEFRPGQHLDETDLAIKFGVSRTPVREALIQLASMGIVVTRPRRGTVVAEIGPRQLVEMFEVMAELEAMCGRLAARRMSGEEHASLLAAHQACMEARDAQDPDTYFYMNEAFHGAIYEGSHNAFLAAQAQSLQRRLRPYRRLQLRVRDRLKVSYQEHDGVVQAIIAGDSELAADLLRQHVTVQGQRFVDLIASLQQLTAMPEPQHIYN, from the coding sequence ATGCTCACGACAAAAAATCGCTCGGAATCGCTGCGCGAAACCATCGAAGAGATGATCGCGGTTGGTGAGTTTCGTCCAGGCCAGCATCTTGATGAAACCGACCTGGCCATCAAGTTCGGGGTTTCCCGCACGCCCGTGCGGGAGGCATTGATCCAGCTGGCTTCAATGGGCATCGTGGTGACGCGGCCGCGGCGCGGCACCGTGGTTGCCGAAATCGGCCCGCGGCAGCTGGTGGAAATGTTTGAGGTGATGGCAGAACTGGAAGCCATGTGCGGCCGCCTGGCGGCGCGCCGGATGTCCGGCGAGGAACATGCCAGCCTGCTGGCGGCGCACCAGGCATGCATGGAAGCGCGCGACGCGCAGGATCCCGATACTTATTTCTACATGAACGAAGCGTTCCATGGCGCCATCTACGAAGGCAGCCATAACGCCTTCCTGGCGGCCCAGGCGCAGTCGCTGCAGCGCCGGCTGCGGCCTTACCGGCGGCTGCAGCTGCGGGTGCGCGACCGCCTGAAAGTGTCGTACCAGGAGCACGACGGCGTGGTGCAAGCCATCATCGCCGGCGACAGCGAACTGGCGGCCGACCTGCTGCGCCAGCACGTCACGGTGCAGGGGCAGCGTTTTGTCGACCTGATAGCTTCATTGCAGCAGCTGACCGCCATGCCAGAGCCGCAGCACATCTACAATTAA
- the dctP gene encoding TRAP transporter substrate-binding protein DctP, giving the protein MSLISRRTVLGALASTPFWSMSSVWAQSGALKISHQFPGGTISEGDFRDRLTRMFAAEVGKRTKGSLKFEIYPGSSLMKTNSQFSALRKGALDFSLVPLNYAGGEVPEVNIGLMPGLVTSYEQGAAWKNSEVGKELSRILLEKGVIIVSWIWQAGGVASRGKPIIDPSDAKGLKVRGGSREMDLILKEAGAAVVTLPSNEIYAAMQTGAMDAAMTSSTSLISFRLEEVSKSLTSGRDKAYWYMLEPLMISKATFDRLTKEQQVAVMEVGAEMEKFATNAARLDDSGVAAVYQKAGAKVVDLNAATVKKWQDIARNTAWKDYAARNDNCAKLLKLAEKLL; this is encoded by the coding sequence ATGTCTTTAATCAGCAGGAGGACGGTGCTGGGCGCGCTTGCGAGCACACCGTTCTGGTCCATGTCGTCAGTCTGGGCGCAATCGGGCGCCTTGAAAATTTCCCACCAGTTTCCCGGCGGTACCATCAGCGAAGGCGACTTCCGCGACCGCCTGACCCGCATGTTCGCCGCTGAAGTCGGCAAACGCACCAAGGGTAGCCTGAAATTCGAAATCTATCCTGGCTCTTCCCTGATGAAGACCAATTCCCAATTCTCTGCATTGCGCAAAGGCGCCCTGGATTTTTCCCTGGTGCCGCTCAACTACGCCGGCGGCGAAGTGCCGGAAGTTAACATCGGCCTGATGCCTGGCCTGGTGACATCGTATGAGCAGGGCGCGGCCTGGAAGAATTCGGAAGTCGGCAAGGAATTGTCGCGCATCCTGCTGGAAAAGGGCGTGATCATTGTCAGCTGGATCTGGCAGGCCGGCGGCGTGGCTTCGCGCGGCAAGCCGATCATCGATCCGTCCGACGCCAAGGGCCTGAAGGTACGCGGCGGTTCGCGCGAGATGGACCTGATCCTGAAAGAAGCCGGCGCCGCCGTGGTGACCCTGCCTTCCAATGAAATCTATGCGGCGATGCAGACCGGCGCGATGGATGCCGCCATGACGTCGTCGACCTCGCTGATCTCCTTCCGCCTGGAAGAAGTTTCCAAGAGCCTGACCAGCGGCCGCGACAAGGCCTACTGGTACATGCTGGAGCCTTTGATGATTTCGAAGGCGACCTTCGACCGCCTCACCAAAGAGCAGCAGGTGGCGGTAATGGAGGTCGGCGCCGAGATGGAGAAGTTCGCCACCAACGCCGCCCGGCTGGACGATTCCGGCGTCGCCGCGGTGTACCAGAAGGCCGGCGCCAAAGTGGTCGACCTGAACGCGGCGACTGTCAAGAAGTGGCAGGACATTGCCCGCAACACAGCGTGGAAGGACTACGCTGCCAGGAACGACAACTGCGCCAA
- a CDS encoding sterol desaturase family protein: protein MRDFILTCQWYTIMGVGVVFFACLYFVFGSLNWLLSRRILPAFGYGRVLDPRPLAPQQLRRELGESAVTIFLFGTGMVFPWGLLQLGWARLAEQASGWQIGFEILFMVVWNEVHFYLSHRLLHVSWLKRFHLPHHRSVVTTPWTCYSFTPLEAMMLGNVLLLPMLLHDFSIYSLAFVPVFSIVFNNIGHSNYDYLPDADRDRWWLNGARRHHLHHACYRGNYGFMFPFMDRLFATELAPDAAEARIARGAKPDEKQNAA, encoded by the coding sequence ATGCGCGATTTCATCCTGACTTGCCAGTGGTACACCATCATGGGCGTTGGCGTCGTATTTTTCGCCTGCCTGTATTTTGTATTCGGCAGCCTCAACTGGCTGCTCAGCCGCCGCATCCTGCCCGCCTTCGGTTATGGCCGGGTGCTCGATCCGCGGCCGCTGGCGCCGCAGCAGCTGCGGCGCGAACTAGGCGAATCCGCTGTAACCATCTTTCTGTTCGGCACCGGCATGGTGTTCCCCTGGGGCTTGCTGCAACTCGGTTGGGCCAGGCTGGCCGAACAGGCATCCGGCTGGCAGATCGGGTTCGAAATCCTGTTCATGGTGGTATGGAACGAAGTGCATTTTTACCTCAGCCACAGGTTGCTGCATGTGTCCTGGCTGAAGCGTTTCCACCTGCCGCACCACCGCTCTGTCGTCACCACGCCCTGGACCTGCTACAGCTTCACGCCGCTGGAAGCCATGATGCTGGGTAATGTACTGCTGCTGCCCATGCTGCTGCACGATTTCAGCATCTACTCGCTGGCCTTCGTGCCGGTCTTCAGCATCGTATTCAACAACATCGGGCACTCCAACTACGATTACCTGCCCGACGCCGACCGCGATCGCTGGTGGCTCAACGGCGCGCGCCGCCATCATCTGCACCACGCCTGCTACCGCGGCAACTACGGCTTCATGTTCCCGTTCATGGATCGGCTGTTTGCCACCGAACTGGCGCCCGATGCCGCGGAAGCCAGGATTGCCCGCGGCGCAAAACCGGACGAGAAGCAGAATGCTGCGTAA